A genomic window from Anthocerotibacter panamensis C109 includes:
- a CDS encoding tocopherol cyclase family protein yields the protein MHNNAMTAIALPHRGYHGPRGTQRFFEGWYYRLSLPEIGESFATIYSIEDPHGGSPFSQGAVQVLGRLGLLVETFPQVADFWGDQERLAFGHTRSSAAPIREALDPSDFWVRIHTGYQATDRLNQGRIITPEGKSVVWEYTIEPVIGWGRNQATMGHLSYLPVYEVGWQVSLAHGWAAGYLQWEEVTYSFTRAPVYIEKNWSLGFPEIWFWLQCNSFTIHQGAPDVNLTVTSGGGVRRTLIWEDEQAMVGLHYQGRFYDFRAETGTVRWSARVDRTGAGLWQVWGYADGYEIEIEARSVQIHSLLGPSENETLHPISLQSLTGDLTLRLYRGRYPGNRLILEARSGLAAVEAGGDGWTGSWEGTCG from the coding sequence ATGCATAACAACGCTATGACTGCGATTGCCTTGCCCCATCGTGGCTATCACGGCCCACGAGGGACGCAACGTTTTTTTGAAGGTTGGTACTATCGGCTGTCTCTGCCTGAGATTGGGGAGTCCTTCGCGACGATCTACAGCATTGAAGACCCCCACGGCGGCTCCCCTTTTAGCCAGGGAGCGGTGCAGGTCTTGGGCCGTTTGGGACTGTTGGTGGAGACTTTCCCCCAAGTGGCTGACTTCTGGGGCGACCAGGAACGCCTCGCCTTCGGTCATACCCGCTCGAGCGCAGCACCCATCCGGGAGGCCCTCGACCCTTCCGATTTTTGGGTGCGCATCCACACCGGCTATCAGGCCACCGACCGCCTCAATCAAGGCCGGATCATCACGCCAGAGGGAAAGAGCGTGGTCTGGGAATACACCATTGAGCCGGTCATCGGCTGGGGGCGCAATCAGGCCACGATGGGTCATTTATCCTATCTGCCGGTCTACGAAGTGGGCTGGCAGGTCTCCTTAGCCCACGGTTGGGCAGCGGGCTATCTCCAGTGGGAGGAGGTGACCTATAGCTTCACCCGCGCCCCCGTCTATATCGAGAAGAACTGGAGTTTGGGTTTTCCTGAAATCTGGTTCTGGCTCCAATGCAACAGTTTCACCATCCACCAGGGTGCCCCTGATGTAAATCTGACTGTGACCAGTGGCGGCGGTGTGCGCCGGACGCTGATCTGGGAGGATGAGCAGGCTATGGTCGGGCTCCATTACCAAGGGCGCTTTTACGATTTTCGGGCCGAGACGGGAACAGTGCGCTGGTCAGCGCGGGTGGACCGCACTGGAGCCGGACTCTGGCAGGTCTGGGGCTATGCAGACGGCTATGAAATCGAAATCGAAGCCCGTTCGGTGCAGATCCATTCCCTGCTTGGCCCCTCCGAAAACGAGACCTTGCACCCGATTAGCCTGCAAAGTCTGACTGGAGACCTCACACTGCGCCTCTATCGGGGCCGCTATCCGGGAAACAGGCTGATCCTGGAGGCGCGCTCCGGGCTCGCAGCAGTAGAGGCGGGTGGCGATGGCTGGACAGGTTCCTGGGAGGGCACCTGCGGCTGA